AGGCTGTCAGTATGTAACCTCTAGAAAAATGCCAAATTACAGattaattttgtttatatttattttttagttgttattggacacaaaacctttactttatttatttatttttatgtggtgctgaggattgaacccaggtccttgcactactgctgagccacaaccctagcccaaattACAAAGATTAAGTCATTGTATAACAAGAATACttattcctgtgtgtgtgtgtatatatatatatgtatgtgtccatgtgtgtttgtgtgttgggTATATTCCATTTGTAAGGGCAAATGATGCCACATGGCTAATGACTAACAAAACCTTAAGTAGAAACCTTCACTATACAGGAAAGTACCCACTAAACCAGGCTGCCTCTCAACATACCACCATGTCTAATATTCATGTACAATGTACAGTAAGTGATCAAACATGCAACTGCTTACCTTTCTGTCTTTATGCCACTGCTGATGCTCCAAAACTATGTTTTTAATATTATCCAAAAAATCATCCTTTATCAAGCTGAGGGCTTTATCTGGCTTGGACTTATCAGCTGAAATTATATGTTTCATGTTCTGATAATGATCATGAACATTCAGCATTTCCTAAAAGTAAAAAGATGagttttttatttcaatttatttggtgggggtgggtactgaggattgaactcagaggggctttaccactaagccacatccccagaactttttattttttattttgagatagggttttactaagttgcttaaggcctcacttagatactgaagctggcctcaaacttgtaatcctcttgccttagcctcccaagtcactagaattatacaaatgcaccatcatgcccacctTGAGGACAATCTTAAAGGCAAAACCAATGCAAACACACTCACTTTACAAAATGACTGTGAGTTCACAGGAAACAATAAGCTACAGGTACTATGAAAATAACATAATCACGTAAGAAAAATAGTACAACTTTATCATTAACAAAGAGACTGTTTTCCAGTGGTATGGGTTTACTGAATTCAACTCAAGGCACATTGTTATGGGGAAACATTGGGAAAAGACTAATTAGGGGAGCAAAGAATTATATTCTAACTTATAATGAAAATTATTGTAATACAACATATCATTATATATCAACCCAGAAAACCAAGATATTTTACATCATAAGTATGACACCAAGAACATATACACAGTCCTTCATTCTTGGCTAGAAATTCCTCGTAATGCACTCGCCCACCCCTTCAAAGAATTCTATCCCATTCCCTTAAGTTTCATCATTACTTGAGTAataagaactaaaataaataaagggtgaCTTATGTCACCATGTAAGACATCATTTATTAATCAAATCTTCCGCTTTAAGAAACTTCCAGCCAAATAGGCCTATGGGATAGGGAGACAGATAGCACACTGTAGCCAGACTTAAGACACCATATAAATCCTGGCACAGGAACTTGGCTATAAGATCAGCAGAGAATTAACACTTAACATCTGAACAGCCTATTAAGACTACTTAGACTACTCAATTCAATTAATTTCTAGTGGATTTTGGTGGAATGGACAGCTAGCTGTTCAAGAAATTGTAAACTGTTCAGTAGTGGTAAGTCCTCAGATAAGCAGGATCTGCAATAGAGCACTGTCCAGACACTAAATCTAATCTCTAAAAATTTTCAATGATGCCTCTCTACCAAAAAGAGAACATATAAATTCCATCGATTATACAAAGTACTTTTTGGGGGAGtattagggatttaacccaggggtgcttaaccactgaccaatatccccaactcttttttattttctattttgagatagggtctcactaagttccttagggccttgctaagttgctgaggtgggccttgaacttgcaatcctcctgcttcagccacccaagtcactgggattacaggtatgcatcaccatgcctgacttGAAGTACTTTTAttgcatttattttctcataCTTCTTTCTCACCAAGCTGCTAGAGAGAAGGaacctagtttttttttaatcttacttCAAATGATCAGATGTTTGCTAAAAATGATGAATTTCTTTCCCCAGTTCCAGTTCAGATCAGGTCCTACTATCCAACCAACAGGCACTGTATTGATTCAGAAATGAATATGAACCTTAACTCCATTACTTCAGATATTTAGTAAACATTTACAAACATCATAGATGTAATGTGACAGGCTGATGCTCTGTGGGGAATCCAGACAAAGTAAATCAAAAATATGACCCCTCTTTTACTGctgatttaggaagacagtgaatAAGACAGGGAAAAACAGATCCTTTATTAAGGGTCTATATCCCATATGCCAAAGTATTCAGCCATCAGCTTATCTCAGTTCTCATAGTGAGGAGAAATAAAGACAGCAATCCCAACCAGGtctggtggtgtatgcctgtagtcccaacaactcaggaggctgaggcaggagaatcacttaagccaggatttcaaggccagcctagacaaTATAatcagaccttgtctcaaaaaacagaaagaaaaaaagaaaagggaaagataGTAATCCTTATATTAATTCAGGGGAAACTAAGGCTCAAAGAGATTAAAAACCATGACCAAGGTCTCCCCTTCCAATCTccactgtatatgttcttttgaaATTCATTGATTAGAAAAGGCTATAACCAACCCtataatggaattttattttaacCTCAGGCAATGCTTTTCTATTCATATAAAAGTCTGtgagaggctgggattgtggcttagtagcacagtgcctgcctcacacatatgtatgaggcactaggttcaagcctcagcaccacataaaaataaataagtaaaataaagatattgtgtccatctacaactaaaaaaatatttttttaaaaaaagtctagagtaccattattcatctgtgcaaaaagggattttttaaattgtgtacaattctaataaaatatcaaaatatattagATGATAAAACTACTTTAAAACCATAAGGCATATCCATAAAtcctgattttaaatatttgtcaaaATAGCCTGTTTTAATGATaggtttttaaatattataaaaaggaatttaggaaataaattcctattgttaaaaaaattagagccagctgagataggagaatttcaagttcaaagccagcctcagcaatgaggtGCTgaacaactcagtaagaccctgtctaaataaaatacaagataggagtggggatgtaacttagttgattgcccctgagttcaatccccagcacacaaatagatagacagatagatagatagagataaagTTACTTTAAATTCTTGTTTTTCAATATAACAAAAAACCCAAATGGTTGTTTTAGTATATGAATCCACAGATTCTGAGTCTAACAGTATTCTACATCTTTCTCTTTCTTATGCTTCAAGACTTACAAATCCTGATACATTTAGGGTGTTCTATTTCTGATACTTTAGAGAGAGTAAGAGCATTCTATGATTGGTTAAAAGAAAATTTGTCAATATCCAGTAGATGGAGTTATAACCTCAATGTATAATCagcaataaaacattttttttaatttcaaggatataaaatcaaatttACCTCTAATACATCAGAAGTGATAAGTTTCATTACACGATCATCTGGATCCTTAAATTCTTCTGTAACTTCAGCTCGTTGAATTTTCTTCTTCATTCTATATGAAAGCTATACAAGAAATGTCTTCTAAAATGGATGCATTTTAAaggatatttttaaagtattcaaATATAAACTAGCAATAAAAACTTGTCTATCAATAAGCATGAATAAAACAAAAGCAGCTCTATGTGTATATTTGTTAAATACCTATTTTCCAAAGACTACTAaactttttcatttccttttataaCAATTTACTTGATACATATCATTCAGAAACATACTACATTCAAAACCTTTTGTTTGCAGGAAAAAAACATAATCAGAAAACATTTTCCTCTATTTTTAAGTAGGCTACAACTTTTGAATATTATTAATAGTCATTCCATCTTTATGGAAAGTGAGGTGCTTAATGGACAAtaaagtataacttctcatttaaaaaacaaaagttattttaggcaacataccaatttaggcattGCTGTAAAGTGAAATGCTTTGTCTAGTCGTAACTTCCTAAAAATATAAGCTGCATCAAAATGTTGTGCATTTATCAAATCTTGCTGAAACTTTAAAACTTCATCCCAATCCTTTAGGGCAACTCTGATCTGCAATCAGAAAGAGTAAAAATTGTaataaatttaagtcttttttcataaatgtattataattttaaaacactACCATTTCTATTTAAGTCAGTTTATTATAAAAACATTGTGTCAaatttttgctgtgaaaaaacaacTTACCAAGTATTACCTTTTGTTTTGGCTGACATAGCTGGGTATTATATAATCCATATAGCAGATACAAAGCACCAACTCTTATCTGGAAGGTGTATGGAGGTAAAAAATATCGCCAAGCCAAAGCTAAAGCTTCCTTTGTAAATGTGTTCTTTTCTAAATTTCTCATTTTACCACTAGGaaacataaagaaaatatattatgaTTTATTAAGAAAGTAAAAGATGAACAAAAACCAGAAACAGGTATATACTTAAACAATAGTTGTGACTAATTGGATGAAGATTCAAAGGCTAATCCTTTCAAGAATCAAGCACAAAGAGCTAACTTTCCGCTTGTGAGGCACACCATAAACAAAATACAGTTCCCAAAAGCACCAACTTTACTTGCCAAATTGGAGAGCAAAGAAGGGGATTCAAATTAGTACTAGAGAAACATTTAAAACATCTAATATTTAAAACAATGGTCATGTTACAAAACCAAAAACTGTGTGCAATCTAATATATCAGAGATTTGCATTTAATCTCCACTATACTTGGGAAGCCTAcatgaaaaagagaaacaataCAGTGTAACCCACCCTACCATTCTCCAGAGCACTGCAAAGCCAATGATAggaaagaagagcagggatataAGAGCAGATTTCAACTCTCAAAAGCTTTGTCCAAACATCCAACAGAGAATACATCTCTCTTAGAAATCAATGTAATAATACAGGAAATACATTTCCGTGCACCTACATGGCATAATTAATACACTATTCAAAATTGTGCCAAGTTaaccaaaatttttaatttttttttttttaaaagccagcAAGTTCATTACTTTGCCAAAAATTAATGTAATATCCTTACAACTTTGGATAAAGCAATGAAGGAAGG
This region of Callospermophilus lateralis isolate mCalLat2 chromosome 3, mCalLat2.hap1, whole genome shotgun sequence genomic DNA includes:
- the Snapc1 gene encoding snRNA-activating protein complex subunit 1, translating into MGTPQGLQTDCEALLSRFQETDSVRFEDFTELWRNMKFGTIFCGKMRNLEKNTFTKEALALAWRYFLPPYTFQIRVGALYLLYGLYNTQLCQPKQKIRVALKDWDEVLKFQQDLINAQHFDAAYIFRKLRLDKAFHFTAMPKLLSYRMKKKIQRAEVTEEFKDPDDRVMKLITSDVLEEMLNVHDHYQNMKHIISADKSKPDKALSLIKDDFLDNIKNIVLEHQQWHKDRKDPSLKSKNKDGEEKKEEKSQESERCERAEALARIKSKAFSVVVQASKSRRHRQVKLDSSDSDSASGQVQTETTKKKKTRGTLKSAGRKMSSRNKGNVKNVHKEEKSLSLSMPVITEEEEETEDFSETEFTVPKRKRKH